From Streptomyces chrestomyceticus JCM 4735, one genomic window encodes:
- a CDS encoding acyl-CoA dehydrogenase family protein produces the protein MDFTFTEEQQAAVEAAKAVFADVAPDSVPSPALTAGAVADDIDRPLWRKLADADLLSLVLAPEYGGAGLDPIALCLVLRESARVLARVPLLENSAAALTVQTYATDALRADLLPRAGRGELILTVAAAGRTGHDPAELAVTARRDKAGWVLDGMQTAVPWAQSADRILVPAHTGDGTAVLALVPRLESGVRLDDQTSTNGERHAEVHLDSVRLPDEEMITAPGAWDWLRDLLTTGTCALALGLGQAVLAMTSAYTSKREQFGFPVATFQAVAVQAADRYIDLRAMEATLWQAAWRISSGADGALPPAGDVAVAKIWASEGVRRVVQTAQHLHGGFGADTDYALHRYHAWAKQLELSLGPAAAHEEALGDLLAAHALG, from the coding sequence GTGGACTTCACCTTCACCGAGGAGCAGCAGGCGGCCGTCGAGGCGGCCAAGGCCGTCTTCGCGGACGTCGCCCCCGACAGCGTGCCGAGCCCCGCCCTCACCGCCGGAGCCGTGGCCGACGACATCGACCGCCCCCTGTGGCGCAAGCTGGCCGACGCCGACCTGCTGAGCCTGGTACTCGCCCCGGAGTACGGCGGTGCGGGCCTCGATCCCATCGCGCTCTGCCTGGTGCTGCGCGAGTCCGCCAGGGTGCTCGCCCGCGTACCGCTGCTGGAGAACAGCGCCGCGGCCCTCACTGTCCAGACCTACGCCACCGACGCGCTGCGCGCCGACCTACTGCCCCGGGCCGGACGCGGCGAGCTGATCCTCACGGTCGCCGCCGCCGGACGCACCGGCCACGACCCCGCCGAACTCGCCGTCACCGCGCGCCGCGATAAGGCAGGCTGGGTCCTCGACGGCATGCAGACCGCCGTCCCCTGGGCGCAGAGCGCCGACCGCATCCTCGTCCCCGCCCACACCGGCGACGGAACCGCCGTACTCGCCCTCGTACCCCGCCTCGAGAGCGGTGTCCGCCTCGACGACCAGACCTCCACCAACGGCGAACGCCACGCGGAGGTCCACCTGGACTCCGTACGGCTCCCCGACGAAGAGATGATCACCGCACCCGGCGCCTGGGACTGGCTGCGCGACCTTCTCACCACCGGCACATGCGCGCTGGCCCTCGGCCTCGGCCAAGCCGTACTGGCCATGACCAGCGCCTACACGTCAAAACGCGAACAGTTCGGTTTCCCCGTGGCCACCTTCCAGGCCGTCGCCGTCCAGGCCGCCGACCGCTACATCGACCTGCGGGCCATGGAGGCCACCCTCTGGCAGGCCGCGTGGCGCATCAGCAGCGGCGCGGACGGTGCGCTGCCACCGGCAGGGGATGTCGCGGTGGCCAAAATCTGGGCGTCGGAGGGCGTACGCCGCGTCGTGCAGACCGCACAGCACCTGCACGGCGGATTCGGCGCGGACACCGACTACGCACTGCACCGGTACCACGCCTGGGCGAAGCAGCTCGAACTGTCGCTCGGCCCCGCCGCCGCACACGAAGAGGCCCTGGGCGACCTGCTGGCCGCCCACGCCCTCGGCTGA
- the paaA gene encoding 1,2-phenylacetyl-CoA epoxidase subunit PaaA: MTTIAPGEESLAALETDFDAAVAADERIEPRDWMPDAYRSSLVRQIAQHAHSEIIGMQPEANWITRAPSLRRKAILMAKVQDEAGHGLYLYSAAETLGASRDELLDKLHSGRQKYSSIFNYPTLTWADVGAIGWLVDGAAITNQVPLCRCSYGPYARAMVRVCKEESFHQRQGYELLLALSRGTEAQHAMAQDAVDRWWWPSLMMFGPPDDESAHSAQSMAWKIKRHSNDELRQRFVDICVPQAESLGLTLPDPDLTWNEQRGHWDFGPIDWDEFREVLKGNGPCNDQRISQRRRAHEEGAWVRDAAAAYAAKHGEGNR; encoded by the coding sequence ATGACGACGATCGCGCCGGGCGAGGAGTCCCTCGCGGCCCTGGAGACGGACTTCGACGCCGCCGTGGCCGCGGACGAACGCATCGAGCCGCGTGACTGGATGCCGGACGCCTACCGCTCCTCGCTGGTACGCCAGATAGCGCAGCACGCGCACTCCGAGATCATCGGGATGCAGCCGGAGGCGAACTGGATCACCCGGGCCCCGTCGTTGCGCCGCAAGGCGATCCTGATGGCGAAGGTGCAGGACGAGGCGGGCCACGGCCTGTATCTCTACAGCGCCGCCGAAACCCTCGGAGCGAGCCGCGACGAACTGCTCGACAAGCTGCACTCCGGCCGCCAGAAGTACTCGTCCATCTTCAACTACCCCACCCTGACCTGGGCCGACGTCGGTGCCATCGGCTGGCTGGTGGACGGCGCCGCGATCACGAACCAGGTCCCGCTGTGCCGCTGTTCGTACGGCCCGTACGCCCGCGCCATGGTCCGCGTCTGCAAGGAGGAGTCCTTCCACCAGCGCCAGGGCTACGAGCTCCTGCTGGCCCTGAGCCGCGGCACCGAGGCCCAGCACGCCATGGCGCAGGACGCCGTGGACCGGTGGTGGTGGCCGTCGCTGATGATGTTCGGCCCGCCCGACGACGAATCGGCGCACTCGGCCCAGTCCATGGCCTGGAAGATCAAGCGGCACAGCAACGACGAACTGCGCCAGCGCTTCGTGGACATCTGCGTCCCGCAGGCCGAATCGCTCGGCCTCACCCTCCCGGACCCCGACCTGACGTGGAACGAACAGCGCGGTCACTGGGACTTCGGCCCCATCGACTGGGACGAGTTCCGCGAGGTGCTCAAGGGCAACGGGCCCTGCAACGACCAGCGGATCAGCCAGCGGCGCCGCGCCCACGAAGAAGGCGCCTGGGTGCGCGACGCCGCGGCGGCGTACGCGGCCAAGCACGGGGAGGGGAACCGATGA
- a CDS encoding rhodanese-like domain-containing protein: MHFGSLPTVKVDALTSEDFLLDVREDDEWEAGHAEGALHIPMSEFVARYGELTERAPDGGKVYVLCRVGGRSAQVAQYLIQQGIDAVNVDGGMQAWEAAGRPVKDSKGEPGAVI, from the coding sequence ATGCATTTCGGTTCTCTGCCCACGGTCAAGGTCGACGCATTGACGTCCGAGGACTTCCTCCTGGACGTCCGGGAGGACGACGAGTGGGAGGCGGGGCACGCCGAAGGCGCGCTGCACATCCCGATGAGCGAGTTCGTCGCCCGGTACGGCGAGTTGACGGAGCGCGCGCCCGACGGCGGCAAGGTCTATGTGCTGTGCCGGGTCGGCGGCCGTTCCGCGCAGGTCGCCCAGTACCTGATCCAGCAGGGCATCGACGCGGTGAACGTCGACGGTGGGATGCAGGCGTGGGAGGCTGCCGGCCGCCCGGTGAAGGACAGCAAGGGCGAGCCGGGCGCGGTCATCTGA
- the paaB gene encoding 1,2-phenylacetyl-CoA epoxidase subunit PaaB, with amino-acid sequence MWEVFVRSRRGLSHTHAGSLHAPDAEMALRNARDLYTRRSEGISIWVVPSAAISASSPDEKDSFFEPAADKPYRHPTFYEIPEGVQHL; translated from the coding sequence CTGTGGGAGGTCTTCGTCCGCAGCCGGCGCGGCCTGTCCCACACCCACGCGGGCAGCCTGCACGCTCCGGACGCCGAGATGGCCCTGCGCAACGCCCGCGACCTCTACACCCGCCGCTCGGAAGGCATCTCGATCTGGGTGGTCCCGTCCGCCGCGATCTCCGCCTCCTCCCCGGACGAGAAGGACTCCTTCTTCGAACCGGCCGCCGACAAGCCCTACCGCCACCCGACCTTCTACGAGATCCCGGAGGGGGTGCAGCACCTGTGA
- the paaC gene encoding 1,2-phenylacetyl-CoA epoxidase subunit PaaC, whose amino-acid sequence MKPVPTAQAPATADSAPAAPAPAGSLARDVAAAAPALALGDDALVLSHRLGEWAGHAPVLEEEVALANIALDLLGQARVLLSLAGDEDELAYLREERAFRNCQLVEQPNGDFAHTIARQLYFSTYQELLYGQLASGGSPLAPLAAKAVKEVAYHRDHAEQWTLRLGDGTEESHERIQRGLTALWRFTGELFEPVPGLDVDLPALHDAWATRIESALTRATLTVPEGPSRGAWTAGAGRQGLHTEPFGRMLAEMQHLHRSHPGATW is encoded by the coding sequence GTGAAGCCCGTACCGACAGCACAGGCCCCGGCCACCGCCGACAGCGCCCCCGCGGCGCCCGCCCCCGCGGGCTCCCTCGCCCGGGACGTCGCCGCCGCTGCCCCGGCCCTGGCCCTCGGTGACGACGCCCTCGTCCTGTCCCACCGCCTGGGGGAGTGGGCCGGGCACGCCCCCGTCCTGGAGGAGGAGGTGGCCCTCGCGAACATCGCGCTGGACCTCCTCGGCCAGGCCCGCGTCCTGCTCTCCCTCGCCGGGGACGAGGACGAACTGGCCTACCTCCGCGAGGAACGGGCCTTCCGCAACTGCCAGCTCGTCGAGCAGCCCAACGGCGACTTCGCCCACACCATCGCCCGCCAGCTCTACTTCTCCACCTACCAGGAGCTGCTCTACGGCCAACTGGCCTCCGGCGGCTCCCCGCTGGCCCCGCTGGCAGCGAAGGCGGTCAAGGAGGTCGCCTACCACCGCGACCACGCCGAGCAGTGGACCCTGCGCCTGGGGGACGGCACCGAGGAGAGCCACGAGCGGATACAGCGCGGCCTGACCGCCCTGTGGCGCTTCACCGGAGAGCTCTTCGAGCCCGTGCCGGGGCTGGACGTCGACCTGCCCGCCCTGCACGACGCCTGGGCCACCCGCATCGAGTCCGCCCTGACGCGCGCCACCCTCACCGTCCCCGAGGGCCCGAGCCGCGGCGCCTGGACCGCGGGAGCCGGGCGCCAAGGGCTGCACACCGAACCGTTCGGCCGGATGCTCGCCGAGATGCAGCACCTGCACCGGAGCCACCCGGGGGCGACATGGTGA
- a CDS encoding HTTM domain-containing protein: MTATETRPRPDETRIERAFGSAFRRVTGTAFAPYQSAVLRIGFAATWLFFLLREWPYRHELYGPHGPWSGDMARRLLDGNEAFSVLTWTDNLGWFELVYGLAVVASALLLVGWRTRTMSVLFMVGVLSLQNRSIFIGDGGDNVLHLMAIYLVLTRCGQVWSLDARRAARHAGSSGGGPERDVTGVVLWAALGLFLAVAQLLGLSGLSWFGPGPFPSVGWGLTFWVLWLSHGVWWAVRRYASGEPRTVLDMISKLIHNGALLVIVVEVCLIYATAGWYKIQGSRWQDGTAVYYPMHLDYFSPWPELSRVLADNGLMIMLITYGTVIVQVAFPFTLFNRRLKNVLLVAMICEHLSIAFLLGLPFFSLAMITADAVFLPTVFLVWLGARVASVRDRVLPRRTAVRE; the protein is encoded by the coding sequence ATAACGGCCACGGAGACGCGCCCCCGCCCCGACGAGACGCGCATCGAACGCGCCTTCGGGAGCGCCTTCAGACGCGTCACGGGCACCGCGTTCGCCCCGTACCAGTCCGCCGTCCTCCGCATCGGATTCGCGGCCACCTGGCTCTTCTTCCTGCTGCGGGAGTGGCCGTACCGGCATGAGCTCTACGGGCCGCACGGCCCCTGGAGCGGCGACATGGCGCGCCGGCTCCTCGACGGCAACGAGGCGTTCTCGGTCCTGACGTGGACCGACAACCTCGGCTGGTTCGAGCTCGTCTACGGGCTCGCCGTGGTCGCCAGTGCCCTGCTGCTGGTCGGCTGGCGGACCCGCACCATGTCCGTGCTGTTCATGGTGGGTGTGCTCTCGCTGCAGAACCGCAGCATCTTCATCGGGGACGGCGGCGACAACGTCCTGCACCTGATGGCGATATATCTGGTGCTCACCCGGTGCGGGCAGGTGTGGTCGCTGGACGCGCGCCGCGCGGCGCGGCACGCGGGATCATCCGGCGGGGGCCCGGAGCGCGATGTCACCGGCGTCGTCCTGTGGGCGGCTCTCGGGCTGTTCCTCGCCGTCGCCCAGCTCCTGGGCCTGTCGGGCCTCTCCTGGTTCGGCCCCGGGCCCTTTCCGAGCGTGGGCTGGGGCCTGACGTTCTGGGTGCTGTGGCTGTCCCACGGGGTGTGGTGGGCGGTGCGGAGGTACGCGTCCGGAGAGCCGCGCACCGTCCTCGACATGATCAGCAAGCTGATCCACAACGGTGCCCTGCTGGTGATCGTGGTCGAGGTCTGCCTGATCTACGCCACGGCCGGCTGGTACAAGATCCAGGGATCGCGCTGGCAGGACGGCACCGCGGTGTACTACCCGATGCACCTGGACTACTTCTCCCCCTGGCCCGAGCTGTCCCGGGTGCTCGCCGACAACGGCCTGATGATCATGCTGATCACGTACGGCACGGTGATCGTGCAGGTCGCCTTCCCCTTCACCCTCTTCAACCGCCGCCTGAAGAACGTGCTGCTGGTCGCGATGATCTGCGAGCACCTGTCGATCGCGTTCCTGCTCGGCCTGCCGTTCTTCTCGCTCGCGATGATCACGGCGGACGCGGTGTTCCTGCCGACGGTCTTCCTGGTGTGGCTGGGTGCCCGGGTCGCCTCCGTACGCGACCGGGTGCTCCCCCGCCGTACGGCGGTACGCGAGTGA
- the paaN gene encoding phenylacetic acid degradation protein PaaN, with protein sequence MAAELTAAQLLEKHRPTLDQALEAIRTRAYWSPHPEHPKAYGENAAADGQAAFDALRGKRFELDQPGTDDWVGEEVSPYGIGLNISYPHPDADVLLPAMRAAVPAWRDAGPQTRALVCLEILSRISARTHEFAQAVMHTSGQAFMMAFQAGGPHAQDRGMEAVAYAYAEQVRTPEQAAWSKPQGKRDPLELTKSFKAVPRGVALLIGCNTFPTWNGYPGLFASLATGNAVLVKPHPRAVLPLALTVRVAREVLAEAGFSPDLVALAVDRPGEGLAKTLATRPEVRIIDYTGSTEFGDWLEANAPQARVYTEKAGVNTVVIDSTDDYKGMLGNLAFSLSLYSGQMCTTPQNLLIPRDGITTDAGHKSYDDVVGDLATAVDKLLGDDARANALLGAIVNPQVKERIEAASGLGEVALASREVTNPDFPDATVRTPVMVKMDGARKLWEGAGADAAYLSECFGPVSFAVAVDSAADAVDLLRHTTRVKGAMTVGAYTTSGEVEKLVEEACLEECAQLSLNLTGGVYVNQTAAFSDFHGSGGNPAANAALCDGAFVADRFRTVEVRRPAQES encoded by the coding sequence ATGGCCGCCGAACTGACCGCAGCGCAGTTGCTCGAAAAGCACCGCCCGACGCTCGACCAGGCGCTGGAGGCGATCCGTACCCGCGCGTACTGGTCCCCGCACCCCGAGCACCCCAAGGCCTACGGGGAGAACGCCGCGGCGGACGGCCAGGCCGCCTTCGACGCCCTGCGCGGCAAGCGTTTCGAGCTGGACCAGCCCGGCACGGACGACTGGGTGGGCGAGGAAGTCTCCCCGTACGGCATCGGGTTGAACATCAGCTATCCGCACCCGGACGCGGACGTGCTGCTGCCCGCGATGCGCGCGGCGGTGCCCGCGTGGCGCGACGCCGGCCCGCAGACCCGGGCCCTGGTCTGCCTGGAGATCCTGTCGCGGATCAGCGCGCGCACCCACGAGTTCGCGCAGGCCGTGATGCACACCAGCGGCCAGGCGTTCATGATGGCGTTCCAGGCGGGCGGGCCGCACGCGCAGGACCGCGGCATGGAGGCCGTCGCGTACGCCTACGCCGAGCAGGTCCGCACCCCGGAGCAAGCCGCCTGGTCCAAGCCGCAGGGCAAGCGCGACCCGCTGGAGCTGACCAAGTCCTTCAAGGCCGTGCCCCGCGGCGTCGCCCTCCTGATCGGCTGCAACACCTTCCCGACGTGGAACGGCTACCCGGGGCTGTTCGCCTCCCTGGCCACCGGCAACGCGGTCCTGGTCAAGCCGCACCCGAGGGCCGTGCTGCCGCTCGCGCTCACCGTCCGGGTGGCGCGCGAGGTGCTGGCCGAGGCCGGGTTCTCCCCCGACCTGGTCGCCCTGGCCGTCGACCGGCCCGGCGAAGGCCTGGCCAAGACCCTCGCGACGCGCCCCGAGGTCCGCATCATCGACTACACCGGCTCCACCGAGTTCGGCGACTGGCTGGAGGCCAACGCGCCCCAGGCGCGCGTCTACACGGAGAAGGCCGGCGTCAACACGGTCGTCATCGACTCGACGGACGACTACAAGGGCATGCTCGGCAACCTCGCCTTCTCCCTGTCCCTGTACAGCGGCCAGATGTGCACCACCCCGCAGAACCTCCTCATCCCCCGCGACGGCATCACCACGGACGCCGGTCACAAGTCGTACGACGACGTGGTCGGCGACCTCGCGACCGCTGTCGACAAGCTGCTGGGCGACGACGCGCGGGCCAACGCCCTGCTGGGCGCGATCGTCAACCCGCAGGTCAAGGAGCGGATCGAGGCGGCATCCGGGCTGGGCGAGGTGGCCCTGGCCTCCCGCGAGGTGACCAACCCCGACTTCCCCGACGCCACGGTCCGTACGCCGGTGATGGTCAAGATGGACGGCGCACGCAAGCTCTGGGAGGGCGCGGGCGCCGACGCCGCCTACCTCTCCGAGTGCTTCGGCCCCGTCTCCTTCGCGGTGGCCGTCGACTCCGCCGCCGACGCGGTGGACCTGCTGCGGCACACGACCCGCGTCAAGGGCGCGATGACGGTCGGCGCGTACACCACCTCCGGGGAGGTGGAGAAGCTGGTGGAAGAGGCGTGCCTGGAGGAGTGCGCGCAGCTCTCCCTCAACCTGACCGGCGGGGTGTACGTCAACCAGACCGCCGCCTTCTCCGACTTCCATGGCTCGGGCGGCAACCCGGCGGCCAACGCGGCACTGTGCGACGGCGCGTTCGTGGCCGACCGCTTCCGGACGGTGGAGGTGCGCAGGCCCGCCCAGGAGAGCTAG
- a CDS encoding TrmH family RNA methyltransferase: MIENGTSDDPVRRWRASADDPASVLLDGFHALKHALRFGGDVRHVLTGDKPALLALAEELADDLTGDLDVLAEQVPLAALRTLLPKVHPTGVAALAVRPDAAANLARLREVPRPAPVVLLENPRNLGNIGAVVRLAAGFGATGVVTTGSLDPWHPNAVRGSAGLHFAGAVERLTLPELPPGPVYALDPEGADIRSVTFPDDAILAFGSERQGISDELRERASALVAVPMQARVSSFNLATSVAMGLFHWMSRGTAAPAAPAGVTGAAAGPSLL, from the coding sequence ATGATCGAGAACGGGACCTCGGACGATCCGGTACGGCGCTGGCGCGCGAGCGCCGACGATCCCGCCTCGGTCCTCCTGGACGGCTTCCACGCGCTGAAGCACGCCCTGCGCTTCGGCGGGGACGTACGGCACGTCCTGACCGGCGACAAGCCCGCTCTGCTGGCCCTCGCCGAGGAACTCGCGGACGACCTGACCGGTGACCTCGACGTGCTGGCGGAGCAGGTTCCCTTGGCGGCACTGCGCACGCTCCTGCCGAAGGTGCACCCCACGGGCGTCGCGGCCCTCGCCGTACGCCCCGACGCCGCGGCGAACCTGGCCAGGCTCCGCGAGGTCCCGCGGCCCGCCCCGGTCGTGCTCCTGGAGAATCCGCGCAACCTGGGCAATATCGGTGCCGTCGTCCGCCTGGCGGCCGGTTTCGGGGCGACCGGCGTGGTCACCACCGGCTCGCTCGACCCCTGGCACCCCAATGCCGTACGGGGCAGCGCCGGCCTGCACTTCGCCGGCGCGGTGGAGCGCCTGACACTGCCGGAACTGCCGCCCGGACCGGTCTATGCCCTCGACCCCGAAGGCGCGGACATCCGCTCCGTGACGTTCCCGGACGACGCGATCCTGGCCTTCGGGTCCGAGCGGCAGGGCATCTCGGACGAGCTGCGGGAGCGGGCATCGGCGCTGGTCGCGGTGCCGATGCAGGCGCGGGTGTCCAGCTTCAACCTGGCCACGAGTGTGGCCATGGGCCTCTTCCACTGGATGTCCCGCGGTACGGCGGCCCCGGCCGCCCCGGCCGGGGTGACCGGAGCGGCCGCCGGGCCGTCGCTCCTCTAG
- a CDS encoding 2Fe-2S iron-sulfur cluster-binding protein: MFHPLRVAEIERLTDDAVAVTFQVPPELRTAFRHVPGQHIALRRTVDGREIRRTYSICTPATDDPVLRVGIRLVEDGEFSTYALKELAVGDTVDVMAPAGRFILEPRPGHFVGIVGGSGITPVLSIVATLLARQPDARFCLVRSDRTAASTMFLEEVADLKDRFPERFQLVSVLSREDQQSGLPSGRLDEERLRSLLPALLPVASVDGWYLCGPYGLVQAAERALRTLHVPRNRIHEEIFHISEPTPAEAALAADTASTAPATPGLTTTNTTVPGDSASLPGGSAPLRAPAHSTVTATLDGRAGSWPVLDGEPLLETVLRNRADAPYACKGGVCGTCRAFLVSGEVRMDRNYALEDEEVASGYVLACQSHPVTEEVELDFDH; encoded by the coding sequence ATGTTCCACCCGCTCCGGGTCGCGGAGATCGAACGGCTCACGGACGACGCCGTCGCCGTCACCTTCCAGGTGCCGCCGGAGCTGCGCACGGCCTTCCGGCACGTCCCCGGCCAGCACATCGCACTGCGCCGCACGGTGGACGGCCGGGAGATCCGCCGTACGTACTCGATCTGCACCCCGGCAACCGACGATCCCGTACTGCGGGTGGGGATACGCCTGGTCGAGGACGGCGAGTTCTCCACCTACGCGCTCAAGGAACTGGCCGTCGGTGACACCGTCGACGTCATGGCGCCGGCCGGGCGCTTCATCCTGGAGCCCCGCCCCGGGCACTTCGTCGGCATCGTCGGCGGCAGCGGCATCACACCGGTGCTGTCCATCGTCGCGACCCTGCTGGCCCGTCAGCCGGACGCCCGTTTCTGCCTGGTCCGCAGCGACCGTACGGCAGCGTCGACGATGTTCCTGGAGGAGGTCGCCGACCTCAAGGACCGCTTCCCGGAACGCTTCCAGCTCGTCTCCGTCCTCTCCCGCGAGGACCAGCAGTCGGGCCTGCCCTCCGGCCGGCTGGACGAGGAACGGCTCCGCTCGCTGCTGCCCGCCCTGCTGCCCGTGGCATCCGTCGACGGCTGGTACCTGTGCGGCCCGTACGGCCTCGTCCAGGCTGCGGAACGCGCCCTGCGGACCCTCCACGTCCCCCGGAACCGCATCCACGAAGAGATCTTCCACATATCCGAGCCCACGCCGGCGGAAGCCGCCCTCGCGGCGGACACCGCTTCCACGGCCCCCGCGACTCCTGGCCTCACCACCACGAACACCACGGTTCCGGGAGACTCCGCCTCTCTCCCCGGCGGATCCGCGCCGCTGCGCGCCCCCGCACACAGCACCGTGACCGCCACCCTGGACGGCCGGGCGGGCAGTTGGCCGGTCCTGGACGGTGAGCCGCTGCTGGAAACCGTGCTGCGCAACCGGGCGGACGCTCCGTACGCCTGCAAAGGAGGCGTCTGCGGCACCTGCCGCGCGTTCCTGGTGTCGGGTGAGGTCCGTATGGACCGCAACTACGCCTTGGAGGACGAGGAGGTCGCGTCGGGATACGTACTCGCCTGCCAGTCGCATCCCGTGACGGAGGAGGTCGAGCTGGACTTCGACCACTGA
- a CDS encoding DUF5819 family protein encodes MTVVAGAVTLAVAVHLAMMFLHVAPPNTLSKQHSELINDYVFPEYEQNWKLFAPNPLQQNIAVQVRAQVRTAGDDRLTTGWTDLSAADGRALLHNPVPSHTQQNELRRAWEYYLNTHDAQNRTSGTRGELAEQYVRRIVMQRMSTQWAARGKVEQMQVRSKTTAVSPPSWSSEKISEKPRYRELPWWPVTADDLPEGAKIQ; translated from the coding sequence ATGACCGTCGTGGCGGGCGCCGTGACGCTGGCCGTCGCCGTCCATCTGGCCATGATGTTCCTGCACGTGGCACCGCCCAACACGCTGAGCAAGCAGCACAGCGAGTTGATCAACGACTACGTCTTCCCGGAGTACGAGCAGAACTGGAAGCTGTTCGCGCCCAATCCCCTCCAGCAGAACATCGCGGTGCAGGTACGCGCCCAGGTGCGCACCGCGGGCGACGACCGGCTGACCACCGGCTGGACCGACCTGTCCGCCGCCGACGGCCGGGCCCTGCTGCACAACCCCGTACCGAGCCATACCCAGCAGAACGAACTCCGCCGCGCCTGGGAGTACTACCTGAACACCCACGACGCGCAGAACCGCACCTCCGGCACCCGGGGTGAGCTGGCCGAGCAGTACGTACGGCGGATCGTGATGCAGCGCATGAGCACGCAGTGGGCGGCGCGCGGCAAGGTCGAGCAGATGCAGGTGCGCTCGAAGACGACGGCCGTCAGCCCGCCGTCGTGGAGCTCGGAGAAGATCAGCGAAAAGCCCAGGTACCGCGAGCTGCCCTGGTGGCCGGTCACCGCAGACGACCTGCCCGAAGGAGCGAAAATCCAGTGA
- the paaD gene encoding 1,2-phenylacetyl-CoA epoxidase subunit PaaD yields MVTTTLEERLRDLAGSVPDPELPVVTLAELGVLRRLRLTGPGQVEVELTPTYTGCPAVETMSADIERVLHDNGIPQVEVRTVLDPPWTTDAITAEGRRKLSEYGIAPPRPAGPAGGPVPVTLAIRCPHCGSTDTTLLSRFSSTACKALRRCESCREPFDHFKEL; encoded by the coding sequence ATGGTGACCACCACCCTCGAAGAACGGCTGCGCGACCTGGCCGGCTCCGTACCCGACCCGGAGCTGCCGGTCGTCACCCTGGCCGAACTGGGCGTCCTCCGCAGGCTGCGGCTGACCGGCCCCGGACAGGTGGAGGTCGAACTCACCCCGACGTACACGGGCTGCCCCGCCGTCGAGACCATGTCCGCCGACATCGAACGCGTCCTCCACGACAACGGCATCCCCCAGGTCGAGGTGCGTACGGTCCTCGACCCGCCGTGGACGACCGACGCGATCACGGCCGAGGGCCGCCGCAAGCTGTCCGAGTACGGCATAGCCCCGCCACGCCCCGCCGGCCCGGCCGGCGGGCCCGTACCGGTGACGCTGGCCATCCGCTGCCCGCACTGCGGATCGACCGACACCACGCTGCTCAGCCGGTTCTCCTCCACCGCCTGCAAGGCACTGCGCCGCTGCGAGTCCTGCCGCGAACCGTTCGACCACTTCAAGGAGTTGTGA